In Pseudomonas asiatica, the following are encoded in one genomic region:
- a CDS encoding riboflavin synthase gives MYTGIVQAVRPLLDVTTYPGHNQFTIDLTPELLDELKIGASVSVEGTCLSVTEINGTQVRFDAMTATLERTNLRNFKAGQGVNIERSAKMNAEVGGHLMAGHIATTAEIVELSIKETGAFIKFRMPAEWGKYVFPRGFIGVNGCSLTVADAEDNVITINLIPETLRQTTFPSYKAGELLNIEVDHQTMVLVDVVERTIKSTLAREMPR, from the coding sequence ATGTACACCGGCATCGTCCAGGCCGTCCGCCCTCTGCTTGATGTGACCACCTACCCGGGCCACAACCAGTTCACCATAGACCTCACCCCGGAATTGCTCGACGAGCTGAAGATCGGCGCCAGCGTCAGTGTCGAAGGCACCTGCCTGTCGGTCACCGAAATCAACGGCACCCAGGTCAGGTTCGACGCCATGACCGCCACCCTCGAGCGCACCAACCTGCGCAACTTCAAGGCCGGCCAGGGCGTCAACATCGAACGCTCGGCGAAGATGAACGCCGAAGTCGGCGGCCACCTGATGGCCGGCCACATCGCCACCACCGCCGAAATCGTCGAGCTGTCGATCAAGGAAACCGGCGCCTTCATCAAGTTCCGCATGCCAGCGGAATGGGGCAAGTACGTGTTCCCGCGCGGCTTCATCGGGGTCAACGGCTGCAGCCTGACCGTAGCCGATGCCGAGGACAACGTGATCACCATCAACCTGATCCCGGAAACCCTGCGCCAGACCACCTTCCCCAGCTACAAGGCCGGCGAACTGCTCAACATCGAAGTGGACCACCAGACAATGGTGCTGGTCGATGTGGTGGAGCGCACGATCAAGAGCACCCTGGCCCGCGAAATGCCTCGCTGA
- a CDS encoding YoaK family protein, with product MLPNTLPARTAKRLRLQILRGRVGLGLVAGLSVLAGMTDAIGLLALGDFVSFMSGNTTRLAVAISDADLALVLRLSAAVLSFVIGNALGVLLARAFRRRAWPVLLVVAALLGFAAAWPLAATLPALLAATLAMGMINAVVEQVNGLPIGLTYVTGALSRFGRGLGRWLLGERRNGWRVQLVPWAGMLLGAALGAWLQHHLGLQALAGSCSLACVLALVSRFIPRTWQRGYMPH from the coding sequence ATGCTGCCCAACACCCTCCCCGCGCGCACTGCCAAGCGGCTGCGCCTGCAGATTCTGCGTGGTCGTGTCGGCCTCGGCCTGGTCGCCGGCCTGTCCGTACTGGCCGGCATGACCGATGCCATCGGCCTGCTGGCGCTGGGCGACTTCGTGTCATTCATGAGTGGCAACACCACGCGTCTGGCCGTCGCCATCAGCGATGCGGACCTGGCCCTGGTGCTGCGCCTGAGTGCTGCAGTGCTGAGCTTCGTCATCGGCAACGCCCTGGGCGTGCTGCTGGCGCGCGCGTTCCGTCGTCGGGCCTGGCCGGTGCTGCTGGTGGTCGCCGCCCTGCTGGGCTTTGCAGCCGCATGGCCCTTGGCAGCGACCTTGCCCGCGCTGCTCGCCGCCACACTGGCCATGGGCATGATCAACGCCGTGGTCGAACAGGTGAACGGCCTGCCCATCGGCCTGACCTACGTCACCGGCGCCCTGTCACGCTTCGGTCGTGGGCTGGGGCGCTGGCTGCTGGGCGAGCGGCGCAATGGCTGGCGGGTGCAACTGGTGCCTTGGGCCGGCATGCTGCTGGGCGCCGCGCTGGGTGCCTGGCTGCAGCACCACCTGGGCCTGCAGGCGCTAGCCGGCAGCTGCTCGCTGGCCTGCGTGCTGGCCCTGGTCTCGCGGTTCATTCCACGAACATGGCAGCGTGGCTACATGCCACACTGA
- the hemB gene encoding porphobilinogen synthase, with translation MSNQFPSVRPRRLRQNESLRTIFQETEFRLEDLILPIFVEEGIDDFVPITSMPGVNRIPEKLLAQEIERYARAGIKSVMTFGVSHNLDAVGSDTWNENGLVARMSRICKDTVPEMVVMSDTCFCEYTSHGHCGVLHDHGVDNDATLANLGKQAVIAAAAGADFIAPSAAMDGQVQAIRSALDGAGFHDTAIMAYSTKFASSLYGPFREAGGTALKGDRKSYQMNPMNRREAVRESLLDEQEGADVLMVKPAGAYLDVIADIRAASRLPLAAYQVSGEYAMIKFGGLAGAIDEGRVVRESIGAIKRAGADLILTYFAMDLAREGI, from the coding sequence ATGTCCAACCAATTCCCGTCCGTTCGTCCACGCCGCCTGCGCCAGAACGAGTCCCTGCGCACGATCTTCCAGGAAACCGAGTTCCGCCTTGAAGACCTGATCCTGCCGATCTTCGTCGAAGAGGGCATCGATGACTTCGTGCCGATCACCAGCATGCCGGGCGTCAACCGCATCCCCGAGAAGCTGCTGGCCCAGGAAATCGAGCGCTATGCCCGCGCTGGTATCAAGTCGGTGATGACCTTTGGCGTTTCGCACAACCTGGACGCCGTCGGCAGCGACACCTGGAACGAAAACGGCCTGGTCGCGCGCATGTCACGCATCTGCAAGGACACCGTGCCGGAAATGGTGGTGATGTCCGACACCTGCTTCTGCGAATACACCAGCCATGGCCACTGCGGCGTGCTGCACGACCACGGCGTGGACAACGACGCCACCCTGGCCAACCTGGGCAAGCAGGCGGTCATCGCCGCTGCTGCCGGTGCCGACTTCATTGCCCCGTCGGCGGCGATGGACGGCCAGGTCCAGGCCATCCGCAGCGCGCTGGATGGTGCCGGCTTCCACGACACCGCGATCATGGCCTATTCCACCAAGTTCGCCTCGTCGCTGTATGGCCCGTTCCGTGAAGCCGGTGGTACCGCGCTGAAGGGCGACCGCAAGAGCTACCAGATGAACCCGATGAACCGCCGCGAAGCCGTGCGCGAGTCGCTGCTCGACGAGCAGGAAGGCGCCGATGTACTGATGGTCAAGCCGGCCGGTGCCTACCTCGACGTGATCGCCGATATCCGTGCCGCCTCGCGCCTGCCGCTGGCGGCGTACCAGGTGAGCGGCGAGTACGCGATGATCAAGTTCGGTGGCCTGGCTGGCGCCATCGATGAAGGCCGGGTGGTGCGTGAAAGCATTGGCGCGATCAAGCGTGCCGGTGCCGACCTGATCCTCACCTACTTCGCCATGGACCTGGCCCGCGAAGGCATCTGA
- the treS gene encoding maltose alpha-D-glucosyltransferase, which translates to MTQPDPSYVKWLEDRAMLKASQQRTHLYSGQSRLWQQPYAEAQPRRATEIASVWLTVYPDAIIAPEGCSVLGALGHEALWKRLSEIGIQGLHTGPIKLSGGIRGRELTPSVDGNFDRISFDIDPLYGSEQELIQMSRMAAAHNAVTIDDLIPSHTGKGADFRLAELAYGPYPGLYHMVEIREEDWPLLPEVPAGRDAVNLLPAQCDELKARHYIVGQLQRVIFFEPGVKETDWSATPPVTGVDGKTRRWVYLHYFKEGQPSLNWLDPTFAAQQMIIGDALHALDCLGARGLRLDANGFLGVETRASGTAWSESHPLSIVGNQLIGGMIRKAGGFSFQELNLTLDDIAQMSRGGADLSYDFITRPAYQHALLTGDTEFLRLMLKEMHAFGIDPASLIHALQNHDELTVELVHFWTLHAHDMYLYKGQTLPGGILREHIREEIYERLSGEHAPYNLRFVTNGIACTTASLIAAALGIRDLGQIGVAEIELIQKVHLLLVMYNAMQPGVVALSGWDLVGALPLPAEAVAQRMLDGDTRWIHRGGYDLAGLEPQAQTSVRGMPRARALYGSLDSQLENGDSFACKVKKLLAVRQAYGIATSRQVLVPEVSSPGLLVMVHELPAGRGIQITALNFGQEVIAEELQLTGFTPGPVVDMINETVEGDLTEDGRLMVNLDPYEALCLRIVNSSGHV; encoded by the coding sequence ATGACCCAACCCGACCCGTCATACGTCAAATGGCTCGAAGACCGCGCCATGCTCAAGGCCTCCCAGCAACGCACCCACCTGTACTCGGGCCAGTCGCGCCTGTGGCAACAGCCCTACGCCGAAGCGCAGCCCCGCCGCGCCACTGAAATCGCTTCGGTCTGGCTGACCGTCTACCCCGATGCCATCATCGCCCCCGAAGGTTGTTCGGTGCTTGGCGCCTTGGGCCACGAGGCGCTGTGGAAGCGTTTGTCGGAGATCGGCATTCAGGGCCTGCACACCGGCCCGATCAAGTTATCCGGCGGCATTCGTGGCCGTGAACTCACCCCCAGCGTGGACGGCAACTTCGACCGCATCAGTTTCGACATCGATCCGCTGTACGGCAGCGAGCAGGAGCTGATCCAGATGAGCCGCATGGCCGCCGCGCACAACGCCGTGACCATCGACGACCTGATCCCCTCGCACACGGGCAAGGGCGCCGACTTTCGCCTGGCCGAGCTGGCCTACGGTCCCTATCCGGGGCTGTACCACATGGTCGAAATCCGCGAGGAAGACTGGCCGCTGCTGCCCGAAGTGCCTGCCGGGCGCGACGCGGTCAACCTGCTGCCGGCCCAGTGCGACGAGCTCAAGGCCCGCCATTACATCGTCGGCCAGCTGCAACGGGTTATCTTCTTCGAACCAGGTGTGAAGGAAACCGACTGGAGCGCCACGCCGCCGGTGACCGGTGTAGATGGCAAGACCCGGCGCTGGGTGTACCTGCACTACTTCAAGGAAGGCCAGCCATCGCTGAACTGGCTGGACCCGACCTTCGCCGCCCAGCAGATGATCATTGGCGATGCCCTGCACGCCCTGGACTGCCTGGGTGCACGTGGCCTGCGCCTGGATGCCAACGGTTTTCTCGGTGTGGAGACCCGCGCCAGCGGCACTGCCTGGTCGGAAAGCCACCCGCTGTCGATCGTCGGCAACCAACTGATCGGCGGCATGATCCGCAAGGCCGGCGGTTTCAGCTTCCAGGAACTGAACCTGACCCTCGACGACATCGCGCAGATGTCCAGGGGCGGTGCCGACCTGTCCTACGATTTCATTACCCGGCCGGCCTACCAGCATGCGCTGCTGACTGGCGACACCGAGTTCCTGCGCCTGATGCTCAAGGAGATGCATGCTTTCGGCATCGACCCGGCCTCGCTGATCCATGCCTTGCAGAACCACGACGAGCTGACCGTGGAGCTGGTGCATTTCTGGACCCTGCATGCCCACGACATGTACCTGTACAAAGGCCAGACCTTGCCCGGCGGCATCCTGCGCGAGCACATCCGCGAAGAGATCTACGAACGGCTGTCGGGCGAGCATGCACCATACAACCTGCGCTTCGTCACCAATGGCATAGCCTGTACCACGGCCAGCCTGATCGCTGCCGCGCTGGGTATCCGCGACCTTGGGCAGATCGGGGTGGCAGAAATCGAGCTGATCCAGAAGGTGCACCTGCTGCTGGTCATGTACAACGCCATGCAGCCGGGTGTGGTGGCGCTGTCCGGCTGGGACCTGGTAGGCGCCCTGCCCTTGCCAGCCGAAGCGGTCGCCCAGCGGATGCTGGATGGCGATACCCGCTGGATTCACCGCGGCGGCTACGACCTGGCCGGGCTGGAGCCGCAGGCCCAGACGTCTGTGCGTGGCATGCCCCGAGCCCGGGCGCTGTATGGCAGCCTGGACAGCCAGCTGGAGAACGGCGATTCGTTTGCCTGCAAGGTGAAGAAGCTGCTGGCGGTGCGCCAGGCCTATGGCATTGCCACCAGCCGCCAGGTGCTGGTGCCCGAAGTCAGCAGCCCCGGCTTGCTGGTGATGGTGCATGAGCTGCCGGCCGGGCGTGGCATCCAGATCACTGCGCTGAACTTTGGCCAGGAAGTGATTGCCGAGGAGCTGCAACTGACCGGGTTCACGCCGGGGCCGGTGGTGGACATGATCAATGAAACGGTCGAAGGGGATTTGACCGAGGATGGGCGGCTGATGGTGAACCTGGACCCGTATGAGGCGCTGTGCCTGCGGATCGTCAACAGCAGTGGGCATGTCTGA
- the proP gene encoding glycine betaine/L-proline transporter ProP yields the protein MKPRKKSIQPIGLKDITIVDDGKMRKAITAAALGNAMEWFDFGVYGFVAYALGKVFFPNADPSVQMIAALATFSVPFLIRPLGGLFFGALGDRFGRQKILAATIVIMSLSTFAIGLIPSYASIGIWAPILLLLAKMAQGFSVGGEYTGASIFVAEYAPDRKRGFLGSWLDFGSIAGFVLGAGVVVLISTVLGEDKFLEWGWRLPFFLALPLGIIGLYLRHALEETPAFQQHVDKLEQGDREGLASGPKVSFKEVATQHWRSLVTCIGVVIATNVTYYMLLTYMPSYLSHNLHYSEDHGVLIIIAIMVGMLFVQPMIGLLSDKFGRRPFIIVGSVGLFALAIPAFMLINSGVLGVIFAGLLIIAVLLNFFIGVMASTLPAMFPTHIRYSALASAFNISVLIAGLTPTIAAWLVESTGNLYMPAYYLMVIAAVGLVTGLTMKETANKPLRGAAPAASDIEEARELLQEHHDNIEQRIEDIDAQIAELEAKRKLLVQQHPRIE from the coding sequence ATGAAACCTCGCAAGAAAAGCATCCAGCCAATCGGCCTGAAGGACATCACCATCGTCGACGACGGCAAGATGCGCAAGGCAATCACCGCGGCGGCACTGGGCAATGCCATGGAGTGGTTCGACTTCGGCGTCTACGGCTTCGTCGCCTACGCCCTGGGCAAGGTTTTCTTCCCCAATGCCGACCCAAGCGTGCAGATGATCGCGGCGTTGGCCACGTTCTCGGTGCCGTTTCTGATCAGGCCTCTGGGCGGGCTGTTCTTCGGTGCCTTGGGCGACCGGTTCGGGCGGCAGAAAATCCTCGCTGCGACCATCGTGATCATGTCGCTCAGCACCTTTGCCATCGGCCTGATACCGTCCTATGCCAGCATCGGTATCTGGGCGCCGATCCTGTTGCTGCTGGCCAAGATGGCCCAGGGCTTCTCGGTGGGGGGCGAGTACACCGGCGCGTCGATCTTCGTCGCCGAATATGCCCCGGACCGAAAACGGGGGTTTCTCGGCAGTTGGCTGGACTTCGGCTCGATTGCCGGGTTCGTGCTGGGTGCCGGTGTGGTGGTGTTGATCTCTACGGTGCTGGGTGAGGACAAGTTCCTCGAATGGGGTTGGCGCCTGCCGTTCTTCCTCGCCTTGCCGCTGGGCATCATCGGCCTGTACCTGCGCCATGCCCTGGAGGAAACGCCGGCTTTCCAGCAGCATGTCGACAAACTGGAGCAGGGCGACCGCGAAGGCCTGGCGTCCGGGCCCAAGGTGTCCTTCAAGGAGGTCGCCACCCAACACTGGCGCAGCCTGGTGACCTGTATCGGTGTGGTAATCGCCACCAACGTCACCTACTACATGCTGCTCACGTACATGCCCAGCTACCTGTCGCACAACCTGCACTACAGCGAAGACCATGGCGTGCTGATCATCATCGCGATCATGGTCGGCATGCTGTTCGTGCAGCCGATGATCGGGCTGCTCAGCGACAAGTTCGGCCGCCGACCGTTCATCATCGTCGGCAGCGTCGGCCTGTTCGCGCTGGCTATTCCGGCATTCATGCTCATCAACAGCGGCGTACTGGGGGTGATCTTTGCCGGGCTGCTGATCATTGCCGTGCTGCTGAACTTCTTCATCGGCGTGATGGCCTCGACGCTACCGGCAATGTTCCCCACGCATATCCGCTACAGCGCCCTCGCCAGCGCCTTCAACATCTCGGTGCTGATCGCCGGCCTCACCCCGACCATCGCCGCCTGGCTGGTGGAGAGTACTGGCAACCTGTACATGCCGGCCTATTACCTGATGGTGATCGCCGCCGTGGGGCTGGTCACCGGCCTGACCATGAAGGAAACCGCCAACAAGCCGCTGCGCGGCGCGGCACCGGCAGCATCGGATATCGAGGAAGCGCGTGAGCTGCTGCAGGAGCACCACGACAACATCGAACAAAGGATAGAGGACATCGATGCGCAGATTGCCGAACTGGAGGCCAAGCGCAAGTTGCTGGTGCAGCAGCACCCGCGCATCGAGTGA